A single region of the Salvelinus sp. IW2-2015 linkage group LG20, ASM291031v2, whole genome shotgun sequence genome encodes:
- the nrgna gene encoding neurogranin (protein kinase C substrate, RC3) a, with product MECLNDGCPKTHEEDIMDIPLDDPEANKAAAKIQASFRGHMTRKKMKEDKPREEKRQEQK from the exons GACGGGTGTCCCAAGACCCACGaggaggacatcatggacatcCCCTTGGATGACCCCGAGGCCAACAAGGCTGCTGCCAAGATCCAGGCCAGCTTCCGTGGTCACATGACTCGCAAGAAAATGAAGGAAGACAAACCCAGGGAGGAG AAGCGACAGGAGcagaagtag